The Streptomyces laurentii region CCGCCACGATCCACAGCGCGATCGGCAGCAGCACCTGGATGCCGGGGACGCCGAACGTGTGGAGTCCGGCGAGGCCGGCCGCGACCAGCGAGATCACCAGGCGTTCGGCACGTTCGACGAGACCGTTGACGGCGACCGGCAGGCCGATCGACTCGCCGCGCGCCTTGGTGTATGACACCACCTGGCCGGCGGCCAGGCAGAAGATCGACACGGCGCACAGGACGTTGTCGTCGCCCTTGCCCGCGTACCAGAGCGCGAAACCGCCGAAGATCGCCCCGTCGGCGACCCGGTCCAGGGTCGAGTCGAGGAAGGCGCCCCAGGGGCTGGAGATGCCGGCCTGCCGGGCCATGTTGCCGTCGACGAGGTCGGAGAAGACGAACAGCGTGATGACGATCGTCCCCCAGAAGAACTCTCCGCGGGGGAAGAAGACCAGCGCGCCGGCCACCACTCCGGCGGTGCCGATCAGCGTGACGGTGTCGGGGCTGACGCCCCGGCGGAGCAGAAACGCGGCGAACGGTGTGAGAACACGCGTAAAAAACGCACGCGCGTACTTGTTCAGCATGGCCTTCCCGAGGTTCGGTGGGCCGCGCGGCCCCTACGACCACCGGCTCACCCATCGTAGCCACGCGGGTCCGCGCGGGAGCGGCGGCACCCGCGGACGGCGCCGCGGGAGGCCGCCGGAGCGTGTCGCGGACCGCCGCGCGCCCCTGGTGAGCGGGCGTGCGCGGCGCTCCCGGGGCATCCGCCCCGCGTACGACGTATGGACGCACCGTGACAGCGGTGCCAAGCTCGAAGGACGACCGCGGGCGCCGGAGCCGCACGCGACGACGGGCGGCCCCACGCCGCCGCTGCCCCGCCGCTCCCCCGCGCCCGCGCCGCCGCCTCACCGTGCGAGCAGTCGGGAGGAACATCATGGGCGACAAGGCGAACACCCGCTCCGGAGCCGCCGGCAGGGAGCCGACGGCCGACCGGCCCGCGGACATACGGAACGTGGTGCTGGTCGGCCACGGCGGATCGGGCAAGACGACCCTCGTGGAGGCCCTGGCGCAGACCGCGGGCGCGGTGGGCCGGGCCGGTCGGGTCGAGGACGGCGGGACGGTCTCCGACTACGACGCGATCGAGCACCGCACCCGGCGTTCCGTCCAGCTCTCGCTCGTCCCGGTCGCCTGGGACGGCTGCAAGATCAATCTCCTGGACACCCCGGGATACGCCGACTTCGTCGGGGAGCTGAGGGCCGGTCTGCGCGCGGCGGACGCGGCCCTCTTCGTCGTCTCGGCCGCGCAGGAGGCCGACGCGGTGGCGGGCGCCACGCGCGCGGTGTGGGAGGAGTGCGCGGCGGTCGGGATGCCCCGGGCGATCGTCGTCACCCATCTGGACACGGCCCGCACCGACTACGCGGGGCTCACCGGGGTGCTGGCCGCGCTCTTCGGCGGGGACGACCCGGACGCGATCCTGCCGCTCTACCTGCCCGTGCACGGCCCCGAGGGCGCCGACGGGCACGCCCCGGCCACCGGCCTGGTGGGACTGCTCACGGAGCGGATCTTCGACTACGCGACAGGAGTACGGCGGGAGGACCCGCCCGACGAGGCGCAGCGGCCGCTGATCGCCGAGGCCCGGGCCCGGCTCATCGAGGGGATCATCGCCGAGAGCGAGGACGAGACCCTGATGGACCGCTATCTGGGCGGCGAGCGGATCGACGTCGGGACGCTGGTGGAGGATCTGGAGAAGGCCGTCGCGCGGGGCACCTTCCATCCGGTGCTCGCGGCGGCCCCGGCACCGGAGGGCGGCAGCCAGGGGCTCGGCACGGTGGAGCTCCTGGACCTGATCACGCGCGGTTTCCCGACGCCGCTCGAACGGCCGGCGCCATCCGTCGTCGCGCCCGGGGGCCCGGCGGACGCGGCGGGTACGGCGGTGCCGTGCGATCCGGACGGGCCGCTGGTGGCCGAGGTCGTGAAGACCTCCTCGGACCCGTACGTGGGGCGGATCTCACTCGTCCGGGTGTTCTCCGGCACGCTGCGGCCCGACGAGACGGTGCACGTGTCGGGGCACGGGCTGACCGATCCGGGCCACCCGGCCGAGGACCCGGACGGGGACCGTCACGACGCGGAGGAGCGGATCGGGGCGCTGACCTCGCCGTTCGGCAAGCAGCAGCGGCCGCTCGCGCGCTGTGTGGCCGGGGATCTGGCGTGTGTGGCCAAGCTGGGCCGCGCGGAGACCGGCGACACACTGTCGGCGAAGGACGCGCCGTTGCTGATGGAGCCGTGGTCGATGCCGGAGCCGCTGCTTCCGGTGGCCATCGAGGCGCACGGCAAAGCGGACGAGGACCGGCTGTCACAGGGGCTCGCGCGGCTGGTCGCCGAGGACCCGACGATGCGGCTCGAACAGAACCGGGACACCCACCAGGTGGTGCTGTGGTGCCTCGGCGAGGCGCACGCGGACGTGGCGCTGGACCGGCTGCGCGGCCGGTACGGCGTACGGGTCGACACCGTGCCGCACAAAGTGGCGCTGCGCGAGACCTTCGGGGCCGCCTCGGCGGGGCGGGGCCGGCTGGTGAAGCAGTCGGGCGGGCACGGGCAGTACGCGATCTGCGAGATCGACGTGGAGCCGCTGCCGGCGGGCAGCGGGATCGAGTTCGTCGACAGGGTCGTCGGCGGCGCCGTCCCGCGCTCGTTCATCCCCTCGGTGGAGAGGGGCGTCCGGGCGCAGGCGGCCCGCGGCGTGGCCGCCGGCCATCCGCTGGTGGACGTCCGGGTCACCCTGCGCGACGGCAAGGCGCACTCGGTGGACTCCTCCGACGCGGCCTTCCAGGCGGCGGGCGCGCTCGCGCTGCGGGAGGCGGCGGCGGAGGTTCCGGTCCACCTCCTGGAGCCGGTGGCGGAGGTGTCGGTGCTGGTCCCGGACGAGTACGTGGGCGCGGTGATGGGCGATCTGTCCGGGCGGCGCGGCCGGGTGGCCGGCACCGAGCAGGCGGGGCCGGGGCGGACCCTGGTGCGCGCGGAGGTGCCGGAGATCGAGATCGGGCGGTACGCGATCGATCTGCGGTCGGTCTCGCATGGCACGGGGAGCTTCGACCGGGTGTACGTACGCCATGAGCCGATGCCCCCGCAGGTGGCCGATCGCGTACGCGAACAGGCCGAAAATGGCGTGTGATTGACGACTTTTCGACCACATGACCGCCGGTGCCGCCCGCCCGCCCCTCCTCGGGCGGGCGGCATTCGGCCGTCCCGTACCAGTCCTCCGCTGATGCGGTGACGCATCCCGTGTCACCCGGTTACGCTGGGGTGCCCAGCTCAGAAGGTGTGCGGGGCGCGGCAGTTGGGAAACAGCCCGCACAGGAACCGCGGCGATGGGGGCGGCAGTGACGATCGGCAGTTTCGGACCCGGGGCACAGATCCCCCTCCAGGGCTCGGACGCGGGAACGGCGGCGACCTTCGCGCTCGCCTCCGCCGCGTACCGTGACAGCCCGGTCGAGGCGATCCTGGACGCCAACAACGACTGGCACAAGTCGACGGTCAAGACCGGCAAGATGCCGAAGCTCTTCCGGCCCGACCTCGGCGAGGCGTTCTCGCGCGCCGTCCAGGTCCGGATGCTCGGCGGCGCGCGCAAGGCGCTCATCCAGTCCTTCGGCGCCGACCCCCGGCCGGTCGTCGAGCACTGTCTGGCGGCCTCCGGCATCCGCAAGCAGCGCGACATCAAACTCACCCTGGTCACCGCGGTGTGCGGGGTGCTGTTCCTGCCCGGCCTGCTGCTCTGGCTCGGAGTGATCTATCTCCGCCGGAAGGCCGCGGGCTCCGAGAACAAGCGCAACAGCGCCCTCGGCACCGCGCTGCTCGTGGCCGCCGGCCTGTTCGCCGCGCTCGTCCTGGTCAAGCTGCCCTGGGACGGTCTGCTGCCGAACTATCTGCGCGCCATGATCGTCGCGCCGGTGATCGGCTGGTTCCTGGCCCGCCGGATCTGCGAGAGCACCGCCGTCGACCTGCGCGAGCGCTGGACGGCCCTGCTCAGCGGGGGCATCGGCGCGGCGATCCCGGAGGCCGTGGCGAAGGACCCCACCGACAAGGCCGCCCAGGAGCTGCAGGCCAACCTGAACAAGGTGTCCGCCGAGCAGCTGTCCAACGTCGCCTTCTACGCGGGCCCCAAGGGCATCCTGGGCATGGGCACCCGCTGGGGCAGCTGGGTGATGGCCGAGGAGCTGGTCCCGCAGGCCGGCAAGGAGATCCACGACTTCCGGACCTGGGACATCATCCGCAAGATCCACACCGAGCTGACCCTGCTGGAGCGCGGCGCCCTGAAGACCGGCTTCCCGAAGCCGACCGTCAAGCACTGGATCGTGTCACCGGTCGGCGAGGGAGCCGACGAGGTCTCGCGGCCCTCGGGCGACAACATCGTCAACTACGAGGTGAAACCGCACGAGATCCAGCGCATCTGCAACGACCAGCAGTTCGGCGCCGGCAACCGGCACTACCTGGGTGTGCAGTTCACCATGTGGGACGGCCAGCTGGTGCTCACGATGATGGTGACGGTGACCGCGCTCCACCACACGCTGCGCGTCGAGGTCACGGGTCACGCCCTCGGCCCGGTCCACGGCTTCTTCGGCTCGAAGCCGAAGGGGAAGTCGAAGGAGGTCTCCAAGACCGTCCGGTTCTGGGAGACCCGTGAGATCAAGCTGCCGCTGACCGACACGGACGAGGTGGTGCGCCAGGCCGTGCGCGCCCCGCTGACCTGGTTCCCGCCGATCCTGGAGTTCCTGGGCGGCAAGCTGGTGCTGCCCGAGCCGTTCGGACTGCGGCACGCCTGGGCGGGCCAGCCCTGGCGGAACCGCTTCATGGCCGACGACGCCCTGCGCATGGCCACACCGGTCCTGCGCGCGGTGCACGCCGCGACGATCAAGGCGCTCGACGAGCACAACGTGGACACCGACCGCTTCACCTCGCGCGCGCTGGGCCTCGCCGGCGGCGCCGCGGACGCGAGCCCGAAGAAGGCCGACCTGTACGACGCGTGAGGGGTGTCCCCCTCTCGTATCCCCGCATGTGCCTGTGCCCCCGTTGCGCGTCGGTCGCGCGATAACGGGGGCACAGGCATATGCGCAGCACTAGCTGATGGCTCAGGCGGCGGGCCAGGCGTCGGCGAGCATCTTCCGGGTGTCGGCGAGCAGCTGCGGCAGCACCTTGGTGTGGCCGACCACCGGCATGAAGTTGGTGTCCCCGCCCCAGCGCGGCACGACGTGCTGGTGCAGGTGCGCGGCGATCCCGGCGCCCGCGACCGTGCCCTGGTTCATGCCGATGTTGAACCCGTGCGCCCCGGACGCCGCCCGCAGCGCGGTCATCGCCCGCTGGGTGAACGTGGCCAGCTCGGCCGTCTCGGCCGGGTCCAGCTCCGTGTAGTCGGCGACGTGACGGTACGGGACCACCATCAGGTGCCCGCCGTTGTACGGGTAGAGGTTCAGCACCGCGTACACGCTCGTGCCCCGCGCGATCACCAGGCCGTCCTCGTCCGACTTCGAGGGGATCACGCAGAACGGGCAGCCGTCGTCGGCGCCCGGCCCGGTCGGCTTGTTCTCACCCTGGATGTAGGCCATCCGGTGGGGCGTCCACAGGCGCTGGAACGCGTCCGGCGTCCCCACTCCGATCTGCTGTTCCGGCTCAGTCGTCATGCTGTGCAGCATATTGCGTCGCCCGTTCGGAACGTGTCGCCGGGGCGGAGGAGGCCGTCCCGGGCCATCCTGATCCGGTGAGCGACAAGCCGCCGGTGCCGCCCCGGCAGCGATCCTGGGAACGCCGGATGGAGATCCCGCTGGCGGTGGCCTCCGTCGTGTTCCTCGGCGGTTACTCGGTGCGCGTCCTCGCCCACGGTCATCTCCATCAGGGCTGGCTCGACCTCAGCCTCGCGCTCACCCTCGCGGCCTAGGCCTTCTTCGCCTTCGACTACGCGGTCCGCGTCCGGCTGAGCGGCCTCGGACCGCTGCGCTTCGTCCGCCGCCATCTGCTCGACACCGTCATCCTGCTGCTGCCGCTGCTGCGCCCGCTCAGCGTGGTCAGCGTGTACGACCGGATCCAGCACCGGTACGACAAACCGCGGCTCACCCTCTACGCGCGCGTGATGGCGTACGCGAGCCTCACCGCCGTCCTGCTGGGCTACACCGGCGCGCTCACCGTCTACTTCGTCGAGCACAAGGCGCCGGGCGCGACCATCCTCACCTTCGGCGACGCGGTGTGGTGGGCCTGCGCGACCCTCTCGACGGTCGGCTACGGGGACGTGACCCCGGTGACCCCGCTCGGCCGGGTCACCGCGGTGGGCCTGATGGCCTGCGGGCTCGCGCTGCTCGGGGCGGTGACGGGCTCGTTCTCGTCCTGGCTGATCCAGGTCTTCCGGCGGGAGGACGAGCGCTGAGCCGGGATGCGCGAGGCCCCCGGGAAGCGCGTGCTTCCCGGGGGCCTCGGCCACGGCTCCGCGTCAGACCTGGACGCGGTCCTCGACGATCTTGGCGATCTTGGCGATGGCCTCGTCGCGCGGCACGCCGTTCTCCTGCGAACCGTCGCGGTAGCGGAAGGAGACCGTGCCGCCGTTCATGTCGTCGTCACCGACGATGATCATGAACGGCACCTTCTGCTTCTGGTGCGTACGGATCTTCTTCTGCATGCGGTCGGACGAGGCGTCGACCTCGACCCGCAGGCCCTTCTTCCGCGCGTCGGCGGCGAACTCCCGCAGGTAGTCCACGTGCGCGTCGCCGATCGGGATGCCGACCGCCTGCACCGGGGCCAGCCACGGCGGCATCGCGCCCGCGTAGTGCTCCAGGAGCACCGCGAAGAAGCGCTCGATCGAGCCGAACAGGGCACGGTGGATCATGACCGGCCGCTGGCGCGAGCCGTCCGCCGCCGTGTACTCGAGGTCGAAGCGCTCCGGCAGGTTGAAGTCCAGCTGCACGGTCGACATCTGCCAGGTACGGCCGATGGCGTCGCGCGCCTGCACGGAGATCTTCGGGCCGTAGAAGGCGGCGCCGCCCGGGTCGGGGGTGAGCGGCAGGCCCTGCTTCTCGGCGACCTGCTGGAGGACCGCGGTGGCCTCCTCCCACACCTCGTCGGAGCCGACGTACTTCTCCGGGTCCTTGGTGGACAGCTCCAGGTAGAAGTCGTCCAGACCGTAGTCGCGCAGCAGGTTCAGGACGAAGGTGAGCGTCTTGTCGAGCTCCTCCGCCATCTGCTCGCGGGTGCAGTAGATGTGCGCGTCGTCCTGCGTGAAGCCGCGGGCCCGGGTCAGGCCGTGCACGACGCCCGACTTCTCGTACCGGTACACGGTGCCGAACTCGAACAGGCGCAGCGGCAGCTCACGGTACGAACGCCCGCGTGCGTCGAAGATCAGGTTGTGCATCGGGCAGTTCATGGGCTTGAGGTAGTAGTCCACGCCCTCGTCGAGCTGCATGGGGGGGTACATGCCCTCGGCGTACCAGTCGAGGTGGCCCGACTTCTCGAACAGCTTGCCCTTGGTGGCGTGCGGCGAGTAGACGAACTCGTAGCCCTCCTCCTCGTGCCGGCGGCGCGAGTAGTCCTCCATCGTGCGGCGGATGATGCCGCCCTTGGGGTGGAAGACCGCGAGGCCCGAACCGATCTCGTCCGGGATGGAGAACAGGTCGAGCTCGTTGCCGAGCTTGCGGTGGTCGCGCTTCTCGGCCTCGGCGAGGAAGTCGAGGTGGGCCTTCAGCTCGTCCTTCGACGGCCACGCGGTGCCGTAGATGCGCTGGAGCATCGGGTTCTTCTCGCTGCCGCGCCAGTAGGCGGCGGCGTTGCGCATCAGCTTGAACGCCGGGATGTTCCGGGTCGTGGGCAGGTGCGGACCGCGGCAGAGGTCCTTCCAGCACAGCTCGCCGGTCTTCGCGTCGAGGTTGTCGTAGATCGTCAGCTCGCCGCCGCCGACCTCGACGTCCGCGCCGTCGTCGGTGGACGCGGCACCCTTGATGCCGATGAGCTCCAGCTTGTACGGCTCGTCCGCCAGCTCCTCGCGGGCGGCCTCGTCCGTCACGACGCGGCGGGCGAACCGCTGGCCGCGCTTCTGGATCTCCTGCATCTTCTTCTCGATGACCTTGAGGTCCTCGGGAGTGAAGGGCTTCTCGACGTCGAAGTCGTAGTAGAAGCCGTCCCGGACCGGCGGGCCGATGCCCAGCTTGGCCTCCGGGAACAGCTCCTGCACGGCCTGCGCCATGACGTGCGCCGTGGAGTGGCGCAGGATGTTCAGACCGTCCTCGGACGAGATCTCGACACCCTCGACGGCATCGCCTTCGGCGAGCTCGTACGACAGGTCCTTCAGCTCGCCGCCGACGCGGGCGGCGATGACGGTGCGGTCGTCGGCGAACAGGGCGCCGGCCGTGGTGCCCGCGCTCACCGTCCTCTCCTCGGGCCCGGAGGCGGACGGGACGGTCACACGGACTTCAGACACGGATACTCCATACATAGGGGCGCAGGCAGGCACGAAGTGCCGGCGCCGACGGTGTACGGCAGAGACGAGGTGCCGCACGAGGGGAAGTCTATCGGGGGCTCCGCTCCCCCGGCGCGGGTGCGCCCGGCCCCCGCCCCTCCCGCCCCTCCCGCCGGCCCCGTCTGCCTCGTCCATCCTGCCTGTCCCGTCGGCACCGCCCGGCCCGTCGGCACCGCCCGCCCTGTCCGTCCCACCCGGCTCGTCGGTCCCGCCCGGCCCGTCAGTCGGCCTCGGGCACGTCCCCGAAGAAGTCGGGAGTCTCCTGGAGGGACTGGAGGGACTTCATCAGGCGGTCCCGTTCCGCCTCGTCGACGTGGACCGGGGCGACCTCGCTCGCCTCCGTGAGCCGGCGGAAGCCGCCGCGGCTCTCCAGCCGGCCCACGACCCGGATCGGCAGGCCGGTGAGGTGGGCGTGGCCCGCGGTGCGGTAGCCGTCCTCGTCGAGGGAGACCCGGACATGGCCGACCTCGGCACCGGACAGGACGCGCAGCCGGACCGTGCCCTCGCCGTGCGGGCCGGAGCGGCGCATGCGGACGACGGCGCCGGTGATCCGTACGGGTACGGAGGGCTCGCCGGCCAGGTAGCGGGCGCCGGCGGCGCGCAGGGCGGGCAGGTCGCCGGGCGAGAACTCGACGGGCTCGGGGCGGGCGGCGCAGCCGTCGGGGGTGCCGGCGGCCGGGGACCAGGCGAGGGCGATGCTCGCCCCCTCGGTGCCGCGCACCAGGGCGACCAGCGCGTCGGTGAGCTCGCGGCTCACCCCGGCCTCGACGGCGGTGTCGAAGGCGTCCATTCCGCCGGTGGCCCGCTGGTAGTCGACGGCCTCGCGGGTGGCGTACAGGGCGTGGTGGAGCCGTACGGACACGGACCGGCCGTGCTCGACGGGCAGGAACGCCGTCAGGCCGCGGCCACCGGGCACGGCGCCGACGACGACGGACGCGAGGGTCGCCTGCGCGTACCGCCGGTGCCGTGAGCCGTGGTAGCCGGTACGGGCGCGGACGGCGAGGGCGCCGGCGAGCAGCAGGGCGCGGGCGGCGGAGCGGAGCTGTTCCTGAACGGGCCAGGGCACGGCGCCGGCCGGGCCCGGGGGGACGTCGCGCCACCAGCGGATCTCGTCGCTGGGGACGGTGAGGCCGGTGAGGACCTCGCGGGCGGACGGCACGGCGCTGTGGGCGAGCGCGGCGAGGGCTTCGCCGAGCAGGTCCTCGGCGTCGGGGAAGGCCCGGTTCTCGGGGACGAGGAGGCTGGTGGCGCGCCCGGCGTCGCCGGAGCCGGGCGGGGTCCAGCGGCTGTAGCGGCCGGTGGCCCCGCCGCGCCGGCGCCAGCCGTGACGGGCGAGGAGCGCGCCGAGGACCCGGGGGTCGACCCGGCCGGGGTCGGGGGTCTCCCCGGCCTCGGCCCAGGGTCCGGGCGGCGCGGCGGGCACCCCGCTCCAGTGGCC contains the following coding sequences:
- a CDS encoding threonyl-tRNA synthetase (COG: COG0441; Pfam: PF07973,PF00587,PF03129; InterPro: IPR002320;~The TGS domain, named after the ThrRS, GTPase, and SpoT/RelA proteins where it occurs, is structurally similarto ubiquitin. TGS isa small domain of about 50 amino acid residues with a predominantly beta-sheet structure. There is no direct information...; cl15768;~ThrRS Threonyl-anticodon binding domain. ThrRS belongs to class II aminoacyl-tRNAsynthetases (aaRS). This alignment contains the anticodon binding domain, which is responsible for specificity in tRNA-binding, so that the activated amino acid is...; cd00860;~Threonyl and Alanyl tRNA synthetase second additional domain; smart00863;~Threonyl-tRNA synthetase (ThrRS) class II core catalytic domain. ThrRS isa homodimer. It is responsible for the attachment of threonine to the 3' OH group of ribose of the appropriate tRNA. This domain is primarily responsible for ATP-dependent...; cd00771;~anticodon binding site;~dimer interface [polypeptide binding];~identified by MetaGeneAnnotator; putative;~motif 1;~motif 2;~motif 3;~threonyl-tRNA synthetase [Mobiluncus curtisii ATCC43063];~threonyl-tRNA synthetase; Reviewed; PRK12305); this translates as MSAGTTAGALFADDRTVIAARVGGELKDLSYELAEGDAVEGVEISSEDGLNILRHSTAHVMAQAVQELFPEAKLGIGPPVRDGFYYDFDVEKPFTPEDLKVIEKKMQEIQKRGQRFARRVVTDEAAREELADEPYKLELIGIKGAASTDDGADVEVGGGELTIYDNLDAKTGELCWKDLCRGPHLPTTRNIPAFKLMRNAAAYWRGSEKNPMLQRIYGTAWPSKDELKAHLDFLAEAEKRDHRKLGNELDLFSIPDEIGSGLAVFHPKGGIIRRTMEDYSRRRHEEEGYEFVYSPHATKGKLFEKSGHLDWYAEGMYPPMQLDEGVDYYLKPMNCPMHNLIFDARGRSYRELPLRLFEFGTVYRYEKSGVVHGLTRARGFTQDDAHIYCTREQMAEELDKTLTFVLNLLRDYGLDDFYLELSTKDPEKYVGSDEVWEEATAVLQQVAEKQGLPLTPDPGGAAFYGPKISVQARDAIGRTWQMSTVQLDFNLPERFDLEYTAADGSRQRPVMIHRALFGSIERFFAVLLEHYAGAMPPWLAPVQAVGIPIGDAHVDYLREFAADARKKGLRVEVDASSDRMQKKIRTHQKQKVPFMIIVGDDDMNGGTVSFRYRDGSQENGVPRDEAIAKIAKIVEDRVQV
- a CDS encoding hypothetical protein (identified by MetaGeneAnnotator; putative;~sequence version:1), whose product is MPGGLPGHWSGVPAAPPGPWAEAGETPDPGRVDPRVLGALLARHGWRRRGGATGRYSRWTPPGSGDAGRATSLLVPENRAFPDAEDLLGEALAALAHSAVPSAREVLTGLTVPSDEIRWWRDVPPGPAGAVPWPVQEQLRSAARALLLAGALAVRARTGYHGSRHRRYAQATLASVVVGAVPGGRGLTAFLPVEHGRSVSVRLHHALYATREAVDYQRATGGMDAFDTAVEAGVSRELTDALVALVRGTEGASIALAWSPAAGTPDGCAARPEPVEFSPGDLPALRAAGARYLAGEPSVPVRITGAVVRMRRSGPHGEGTVRLRVLSGAEVGHVRVSLDEDGYRTAGHAHLTGLPIRVVGRLESRGGFRRLTEASEVAPVHVDEAERDRLMKSLQSLQETPDFFGDVPEAD